GTGACCGCCTCTGGCAACTATGGCCTGTCTTACAACGCCTCCTTGAAACAGTTTGACTTGCCGGTGGTCAGCAGTTCCAACAAATTCAAACTGTACGATGCAGCAGGCAACCTGCTCCCCACCGAATATGGAGGAAGCCAGACCTCCATGCCGTCCATCAATGGTCGGGTGCGGATTCCAACAGGGCAGAAAGTCACTCTGGAGTTCTATCTGGACCCCAACGTGCAATACCGTCCAGAGTTGATTTGGGCGACCTTCAAAGATGCCAGTGGAGTGACCAAAACCGATTGGGTGAAAGTCACCATGCCGTATCAGGAAGGGATTTTGAAGGTGAATGCTGCAACTTACACGGTGCAGGAACCCACCGGAATCAAGACCTACCAGAGTGCTGTGAACCCATTGCCGAAGTTCAAGTTTGTGATGCGAGGGTACAACAACTTGGTGTCCAGTGACCGTCCATTCTTGAACCGTCAAGGGATTTACTACACCTGGCCCAGCAGTGTGCCCTCTGGTAACTGGACAGCATGGAACCAGTTCATGGATGAGCGCAAGGACTTCGTGCTGAACTGGAACCTGTACGACCAGAAGGTGGGGAGTGCCAGTGTGGATGCCAGTGGAAACCCAGTGGTGAATGCTGCCACCGTAACGACCCCTGCCCAGTGGAACCTCGGGACTCCAGGGTATGCCAACGACAAGAACTGCATCAGCAAGACCTTTGCACCGGAGTCTGGAAGCCAGCAATGGTTTTCGGTGATTCAACCTGCTGCAACAGTGTTCTCTGGAGCAACTTTCACAGAAACGCAACAGGGTTTGAAAGCAGAGTATTTTGACAATCCTGACTTTACTGGGAAGCGTGTGGAGCGATTGGATTCCCAAATCAACTTCAACTGGGGTGGGTACAGCCCTGCACCGTTCATTTCCCCTGAGACGTACAGCATCCGTTGGAGTGGGAGCATTACACCTTCCTACTCAGAACAGTATACCTTCTATTTCACTGGTGGTTCAGGCATGCGTTTGTTGGTCAATGGTAAAACGGTGATTGATCAATGGGATGCTCCACTTTCTGTTGCGACTGGAACTATAACGTTGAAAGCTGGCGTAAAATATCCCATTGAATTGCAGTACCAACATCCATTGGGAAATGCACAAGCCATTTTGGAATGGAGTAGCATGAGCCAATCTAGAAGCGTAATGGATTCATCGGTTTTCTCTCCAATTCCAGTTTCAATTATCCCTGTATACAAACTTAGGATTGGGGCATATCATGAGAATTCCCAGTTTGTGAGTGTTTACTCGTTTATTTCTCATATTCTTAGTCAAGACAATGTGGCGCATTCGGGATGGAGTGGTTGGATTTTGCCAGAGAATGCGGAAATGAACAGGCTGAGCTGGTACTTGGGATTTGCAAAAGAAAAATACAAACTTTATGATAATTTGAGAACCGAAGATGGAGTATTTATGGGTACCGGATATATTTGTAGCGATCACAATGGCTCATATGGCTTAGGATCAAAAAATGGTAAATGTATTTATATTGATCTATTGGAAGATTTTTGACAAGTAACGCACTTTAGAATAAGTTGCCCTCTATAGAGGGCAACTTATTCTAAAGTGCGTTTAAAAAGCCTCTGGGACCACCCGCCTCCGTAGTTCTGATGGCTTGATTGTGGATGATTCCAGCAGTCTCACCGATGCAGAGTGGAAGATCCTGGAGCCGCTTCTTCCCCCAGAGGCGATGACAGGGGTAAAAAGGTCAGTGGTCGTAAAAGGCATATCCTGGTCGACACTTTGGGCCTGATCAAGAAAGTTTACGTTCACAAAGCCAATGTGCATGACCGTTATGGTACCATCAAGGTTTTGAATGGACTGAATGTGGTTTTTCCCCGGATGCAACATGTCTGGGCAGACCAGGGCTATAAGGGCAAACTGGTCAAGGAGGTCAAAACCCATCTGGGATGGACCCTGGAGATTGTTCAGCAAGGGTGGAGTGGTCCGAAAGCCACCTGGGTGAAGGCGGGGAATCCTCTACCCTTGCTGGATATTCCGGAGGGTTTTGTGGTGTTGAAACGTCACTGGGTGGTGGAAAGAACTTTTGCCTGGCTGGGCAAATCCAAGCGTCTGGCGAAGGACTACAAAAAGCTTCTGGAGACATCAGAAAATGTGATTTTCGAGGTTATGATTCGGCTGATGGTTCGCAGACTGGCCAGATCGACTTGAAATGCAGATTTTTGACATCTGAGATACTTTTCAAACGCACTTTAACTGTACTTTGGGGGTATTCAGGGAGACCTTTGGACGGAGGCGCAAAATGAGGAATGAGACACTTTTTTCCTCACTGGTCCAGTCATTTTCCTCAGTGGTTTCAAGACTTTGAGACCCTCTACGCCTACAAAGCCCAAAGGCACTGGGCAGCCACCTACATTCAGGGGCTCTGCAGTCCTGCACACCGAAAAAGCATGCAGCCTCTCTCAGAACTGGTTGCACCGGGGAAAGCAGACTGTATCCAGCACTTCATCACGGACAGCCAGTGGAAAACAGAACCCTTGCAACGTCTGCTTGCCAAAAAGGCAGATCAGCTGCTCGGTGGAGAGCGAGCTGTTTTAATCATCGATGACACCTGCCTCACCAAATTTGGTCGACATTCTGTGGGTGTAGCCCGACAATATTCAGGCCAGGTAGGAAAGTTGACGAACTGCCAGTGCTTGGTTTCGCTCACCCTCGCCAGAGATGAGATCTCCGTTCCTGTAGCCCTGCGACTGTTTTTGCCCAGGGAGTGGACCGAAGACCTAGAGCGTTGCCAGAAGGCTAAAATTCCTTCTGCTGACCAGGAGTTCAAACCCAAGTGGCAGCTGGCCCTGGAAGAGTTGGATCAACTCAAAGACCTTTTGACCTTTGGGGTGGTGCTGGCAGACGCTGCCTACGGAGCCAATGCGCAATTCCGACACGAACTGACCCTCAGAGGCTTGAAATGGTCGGTGGGGGTGCCCAGAACCCAAAAGGTCTATCCCAAAGAGGTCGAAATTCTGCCCCTGATCGCTCCTGCAACCGGACGCCCTCCCAAGTACCCTTCTGCAAGTCACGGCCGGGAGACCATCGAAGACGTGCTGGCCAGAGAAACCTGGCATCATGTGGTCTGGCGACAGGGGACCAAAGGACCTTTGATGGGGAGATTCGCTGCCTGTTATGTGTGTTTGGCAGACGGTCAAAAGAATGGCTATATGTGTCATCTGCCTGGGGAACGGGCCTGGATCGTCGGGGAAGATCGAGGCTCAGAAAAAAAGTATTACGTGTGCAACCTGCCAGAGTTCACTTCTCTGCAGGTGCTGGTGGAGGTTTTGAAGAA
This genomic stretch from Deinococcus misasensis DSM 22328 harbors:
- a CDS encoding transposase, which produces MEDPGAASSPRGDDRGKKVSGRKRHILVDTLGLIKKVYVHKANVHDRYGTIKVLNGLNVVFPRMQHVWADQGYKGKLVKEVKTHLGWTLEIVQQGWSGPKATWVKAGNPLPLLDIPEGFVVLKRHWVVERTFAWLGKSKRLAKDYKKLLETSENVIFEVMIRLMVRRLARST
- a CDS encoding PA14 domain-containing protein; this encodes MKEVQKYVLLLGALGLSACGMFQTPTKPTSPTTETTPNTNFDAQGTPIVCTNQSAGGNFPYNLNGPLWRQQFFLNDNGTPLNYSTFSTDLPAVGNISMNPYVYNSTGGTYTPGPWMYQHIYAPNVILTGTQTNGAAANNIVVTASGNYGLSYNASLKQFDLPVVSSSNKFKLYDAAGNLLPTEYGGSQTSMPSINGRVRIPTGQKVTLEFYLDPNVQYRPELIWATFKDASGVTKTDWVKVTMPYQEGILKVNAATYTVQEPTGIKTYQSAVNPLPKFKFVMRGYNNLVSSDRPFLNRQGIYYTWPSSVPSGNWTAWNQFMDERKDFVLNWNLYDQKVGSASVDASGNPVVNAATVTTPAQWNLGTPGYANDKNCISKTFAPESGSQQWFSVIQPAATVFSGATFTETQQGLKAEYFDNPDFTGKRVERLDSQINFNWGGYSPAPFISPETYSIRWSGSITPSYSEQYTFYFTGGSGMRLLVNGKTVIDQWDAPLSVATGTITLKAGVKYPIELQYQHPLGNAQAILEWSSMSQSRSVMDSSVFSPIPVSIIPVYKLRIGAYHENSQFVSVYSFISHILSQDNVAHSGWSGWILPENAEMNRLSWYLGFAKEKYKLYDNLRTEDGVFMGTGYICSDHNGSYGLGSKNGKCIYIDLLEDF
- a CDS encoding IS701 family transposase; protein product: MRHFFPHWSSHFPQWFQDFETLYAYKAQRHWAATYIQGLCSPAHRKSMQPLSELVAPGKADCIQHFITDSQWKTEPLQRLLAKKADQLLGGERAVLIIDDTCLTKFGRHSVGVARQYSGQVGKLTNCQCLVSLTLARDEISVPVALRLFLPREWTEDLERCQKAKIPSADQEFKPKWQLALEELDQLKDLLTFGVVLADAAYGANAQFRHELTLRGLKWSVGVPRTQKVYPKEVEILPLIAPATGRPPKYPSASHGRETIEDVLARETWHHVVWRQGTKGPLMGRFAACYVCLADGQKNGYMCHLPGERAWIVGEDRGSEKKYYVCNLPEFTSLQVLVEVLKKRWACELSHRELKQEVGLSHFEGRFWYGLRHHAVLCIVALLFLQTLRLKSDLDVPEQTVPAIRALVAEALKLHSSCFRCSVRQIGCRDP